The genomic window AAGGCGGTGCGACAGCTTTTCGATCATCAGGTAGAGGCCGACGATCTGGCAGAGCGACGCGGTGAAGGGCGAGCCGGTGGCGACGGAGGCAAGATCATCCGCCGGGTCCGGCGACATCAGGCAGACGGTTGCGCCCTGGGCGCGCAGGGCGGCAGCGGTGTCCAGCACGCCTGCCCGGGATTGCCCGTCCTGGATCAGGCCGATGGCGGTGAAGCGGCTGTCGACCATCTCGATCGGGCCATGCCTAAGCTCGGCGGAGGAATAGGCCTCGGCCTGCAGGCCACAGGTTTCCTTCAGCTTCAGCGCCGATTCATGGGCAATGGCGAGCCCCACGCCCCGGCCAAACAGCAGGATGGGGCCACGGGTTTCAAGCGCCGGGAGAACCGCGTCCAGGCTGATGTTCAGCGCCTGTTCCAGATGCGCCGGCAAGGCGGCGAGCGCCTCCTTCAACGGCGGGTTGCCGCTCCATTCGGCGACCAGCGCCAGGCCCGCGACCGCCGTCGCCACGAAGGATTTGGTGGCGGCGACACTGAGCTCCGGCCCGGCCTCAAGCCCGATGACATCCGCCGACAACTCCGCAAGCGGCGCGCCAGTCTGGTTGGTCAGCACCGCCAGCGGGGCGCCGGCGGCGGCGTAGTGGCCCGCCAGCGCCAGGAGATCGGGGCTCTTTCCCGATTGCGACATGGCCACGCAGGCCCCGCCCCGGGTCGAGAGCGGCCTGTCATAGACCGAGATCACCGACGGCCCGACCGAGGCGACCGGCAGGCCGAGAATGAGTTCGCAGGCATATTTGAACAGGGTCGCGGCATGATCGGAGGAGCCGCGCGCCACGGTGACGAGATGGGTCGGATCTGCCCGGCGCAGCATGGCGGCGGTGGACAGGATGGCGTCCCGCTGCCGGGACAGCAGGCGGGTCACCACGGCGGGGATTTCGTGGATTTCGCGGTACATGTGGGTCGTGGTGGGGGTCATGAAGGATCTGCCGTCCTGAGTTCAAGGGTAGAGGCGTAGGCAGCACAGCCGAAAAGCGCGGCCGTGCTGTCGGTGATGATATGCAGGGGAAAACTTTCCAGCAGGGTGGTCTGCCGTCCCTTGAAGGTGAACATCCGGCGGAAGCGCGGGGTATGCAGCAGAGGCAACAGTGCCTGCGTCACGCTGCCGGCGAAATAGATGCCGCCGAAGGGCAGGAAGGCCAGCGCCAGATCGCCGGCCATCCGGGCGGCAAAGCGCACCAGCATCTCGCAGGCGAGTTCCGCCGCCGGATCGGTCCGGGCCATGCCGCGCCGGGTGATCTCGGCACCGGACAGTGTCTGCCCGGGCTGGCCGATATGCTTGCAGGCCCAGGCATGGACCTCGACCAGTCCGAGGCCGGACAGGGCCCGTTCGACCGAGGCGCGTCCACGCCCCCGCGCCAGGAAATCGCGCAGCGACAATTCCTGCGCCGTCTCGACCGGCAGCGTCATGTGGCCGCATTCGGCCACCCGCGCCACCGGTGCACCGGTGCCGGAGGACAGCGATCCCTCCAGCACGGCGGCGTTGAAGCCGGTGCCGATGCCGATCACCAGCCGCCCGCCGCTGCGGTTCATCGCACCGTCCGGCCTGCCGATCTCCTCGACGCCGCCGGCTGGCAGCCGGTCGAGCGACCAGGCGAGCGCTTCGAGGTCGTTGAGGAAAACCGTATGATGCCCCCCGGTCCGGTCCGCCACGGCTTGCCGGGTAACGATCCAGCTATGGTTGGTCAGTGCCACGCTGTCATCGGTGATCGGCGCGGCAAAGGCCAGCACGCTGGAGGCAACGGTCTTCACCCCGACCGCGTCCAGATAGGAGGCGATGGCTGTTTCATAGCTGTCATATTCGCCATTGCGGAACTGCCGGACACTGGAAAGCTCACCGGTACCGGGATCGGCCAGTGCCAGGCGGGTGTTGGTGCCGCCGGTATCGCCGACGAGAACGAGACTGCTCATTTGTCCCCGCTCCCCGTTGCGGCCTGTTGATGCGGC from uncultured Gellertiella sp. includes these protein-coding regions:
- a CDS encoding SIS domain-containing protein; this encodes MTPTTTHMYREIHEIPAVVTRLLSRQRDAILSTAAMLRRADPTHLVTVARGSSDHAATLFKYACELILGLPVASVGPSVISVYDRPLSTRGGACVAMSQSGKSPDLLALAGHYAAAGAPLAVLTNQTGAPLAELSADVIGLEAGPELSVAATKSFVATAVAGLALVAEWSGNPPLKEALAALPAHLEQALNISLDAVLPALETRGPILLFGRGVGLAIAHESALKLKETCGLQAEAYSSAELRHGPIEMVDSRFTAIGLIQDGQSRAGVLDTAAALRAQGATVCLMSPDPADDLASVATGSPFTASLCQIVGLYLMIEKLSHRLGRNPDQPKSLRKVTETL
- a CDS encoding glucokinase — protein: MSSLVLVGDTGGTNTRLALADPGTGELSSVRQFRNGEYDSYETAIASYLDAVGVKTVASSVLAFAAPITDDSVALTNHSWIVTRQAVADRTGGHHTVFLNDLEALAWSLDRLPAGGVEEIGRPDGAMNRSGGRLVIGIGTGFNAAVLEGSLSSGTGAPVARVAECGHMTLPVETAQELSLRDFLARGRGRASVERALSGLGLVEVHAWACKHIGQPGQTLSGAEITRRGMARTDPAAELACEMLVRFAARMAGDLALAFLPFGGIYFAGSVTQALLPLLHTPRFRRMFTFKGRQTTLLESFPLHIITDSTAALFGCAAYASTLELRTADPS